GCCCTGATCGGCCAGGGTTTCCGCAGGGAAGAAATCAACAGCGGCTTCGACAATCCTGATGGTCAACACGCCAAATATCCGATCGGCGGCGATGAATACGCGGATCCCGGCGCGCGGAAAGGCGGCAAGGGCGCCGCCATGGGAATGATCATCGGCGGCGTTATCGGCGCCATCGCCGGATTTTCGCTTTCGCTGATCCCGGGCTTTCTGGATACGATCCCGGCGATCGGCCTGATTCTGGGCGCGCTCGGCGCCGGCATCGGCGCCTACACGGGCTCGATGGCGGGCGGCGTTAAAAAAATGGGCAGCGAAAAAGAGAGCGCCGCGCTGCAGAGGAAGCCCGCTTCCACCGGAGAAGTGTTTATCGCCGTCAACGCTCGCGATAACCAGGCCGAACAACTGGCGATGAAAGTCTTGCGGGATAACGGCGCGCGCGACGTGAAACAGCATTCGAGAGATTTTTTTCGGGACGTCAAGGCGCAAGGCGGCAAAACCAACGAAAAGCTCGTCAAGTAAGCGAAGTTGCGGGCGGCCTGGGCTCGTCAGATATTTTTTGTCTGTTCGCGCAGCAGAAATTTCTGGATTTTGCCCGTCGAAGTCTTCGGCAGCGGCCCAAACACAACGTGCCTCGGCGCCTTGAACCGCGCCATGCGCTCGCGGCAAAAAGCGATGATTTCCTGGTCAGTGACATCGTTGGCGTCGTTTTTCAAGGTCACGAAAGCGCACGGCGTCTCGCCCCATTTATCATCCGCCTTGGCGACGACCGCGGCCTCCAGAACGGACGGATGACGATAGAGAACATCCTCGACTTCGAGCGTTGAAATATTTTCGCCGCCGGATATGATGACGTCCTTGGATCGATCCTTGATCTTGACATAGCCGTCGGCCTGCATGACGGCGAGATCGCCGGAATGGAACCAGCCGCCGGCAAATGCTTCCTCGGTCGCTTTCCGGTTTTTCAGGTAACCGCGCATCGTAATATTGCCGCGGAACATGATTTCGCCCATGGTTTCGTTATCCCACGGCACCGGCTTCATCGTCTCGGGGTCGAGCACCGTCATGCCTTGTTCGAGCAGGTAAGCGACGCCTTGCCGGCCGTTTTTCTGCGCGCGTTCCTCGAGCGTCAGATCCATCCATTCCGGATGCTTGGCGCACACGGCAGCCGGACCGTAGGTTTCGGTAAGCCCATAGACGTGGGTCAGGTTGAATCCCATGCGCTCCATGCCTTCGATGACGACAACCGGCGGCGCAGCACCCGCCACCAGCGCCGAAACACCCGTGATTCCCTGCTTCCATTCCGCCGGCGCGTTGATCAAGGTGTTGTGCACGACCGGCGCGCCGCAATAATGCGTGACCTTGTGCTCGCGCATCAGATCGAATATGACTTCGGCATCGACACGGCGCAGACAAACGTTGGTGCCGACGGCTGCCGCGATACTCCACGGGAAACACCAGCCGTTGCAGTG
This region of Burkholderiales bacterium genomic DNA includes:
- a CDS encoding acyl-CoA synthetase produces the protein MMSDAYEVGLDKNPANHVPLSPLSFLERAAYVYPHRIATIHGNRRITWRETYMRCRRLASALARRGIGAGDTVAVMAPNVPAMFDVHFGVPMAGAVLNTLNTRLDAETLAFMLKHGEARMLLTEREFSPVIEKALALLEDKPLVIDIDDSDYFAGSRLTSDDVRSEQAYQANKRLGEQDYEAFLEEGDPEFQWLLPADEWDAISLNYTSGTTGNPKGVVYHHRGAYLNALNNILDWGMPRHPVYLWTLPMFHCNGWCFPWSIAAAVGTNVCLRRVDAEVIFDLMREHKVTHYCGAPVVHNTLINAPAEWKQGITGVSALVAGAAPPVVVIEGMERMGFNLTHVYGLTETYGPAAVCAKHPEWMDLTLEERAQKNGRQGVAYLLEQGMTVLDPETMKPVPWDNETMGEIMFRGNITMRGYLKNRKATEEAFAGGWFHSGDLAVMQADGYVKIKDRSKDVIISGGENISTLEVEDVLYRHPSVLEAAVVAKADDKWGETPCAFVTLKNDANDVTDQEIIAFCRERMARFKAPRHVVFGPLPKTSTGKIQKFLLREQTKNI